A portion of the Pomacea canaliculata isolate SZHN2017 linkage group LG13, ASM307304v1, whole genome shotgun sequence genome contains these proteins:
- the LOC112553609 gene encoding uncharacterized protein LOC112553609, producing MSRDNDVTDNFTPAVEAVVRDPNTIPDGILEPEGGEPDFATLTVDDWRRLQQQDPHIAAVCQALKEGTDLTVTGPETRIYARERKSLMLEHGVLYRRVSDATSTRVQLVVPRSMRQEAMRGVHDELYHTHFDDAIRHARMRFFWPFMAADLKRKIQSCEHRTHAQKAPMSTIVTSHPLELLTIDFLTIEVKGEKQNILVIMDHFTKFVQTILTRDQTARTTARALWNDFFMTYGFPGRILSDQGRDFESKLIQELCSLAGIQKCRTTP from the coding sequence atgtcacgtgacaatgacgtcactgacaacttCACCCCAGCCGTCGAAGCTGTCGTAAGGGACCCAAACACCATTCCAGACGGCATCTTAGAGCCGGAGGGCGGGGAGCCAGACTTCGCCACCCTGACAGTCGACGACTGGCGGAGGTTACAGCAGCAAGACCCTCACATAGCCGCTGTCTGCCAAGCGCTCAAAGAAGGAACCGACCTGACAGTGACGGGGCCAGAGACCAGGATATACGCCAGGGAGAGGAAGAGCCTGATGCTAGAACATGGTGTGCTCTACCGGCGTGTGTCTGACGCCACATCAACCCGGGTGCAGCTGGTGGTACCCCGCTCCATGCGACAGGAGGCGATGAGAGGTGTGCACGACGAGCTCTACCACACCCACTTTGACGATGCCATACGACACGCACGAATGCGttttttctggccgttcatggcgGCTGATCTCAAGAGGAAAATCCAGAGCTGCGAACACAGGACGCACGCGCAGAAAGCGCCCATGTCAACCATTGTGACATCACACCCACTGGAACTGCTGACCATAGATTTTCTCACCAtcgaggtcaaaggtgaaaagCAGAACATACTGGTCATTATGGACCATTTTACGAAGTTCGTGCAAACAATACTGACGAGAGATCAAACAGCACGAACGACAGCCAGGGCTCTGTGGAACGACTTCTTCATGACTTATGGATTCCCCGGCAGAATTCTGTCTGATCAAGGTCGGGATTTTGAGTCAAAACTCATCCAAGAACTGTGCAGCCTGGCCGGAATCCAGAAATGCAGGACCACGCCCTAA
- the LOC112554111 gene encoding uncharacterized protein LOC112554111 has product MARWSVRMYLLIPVLCGCAQSSTLRDIVLYRLLPFVEQRSPEGDGPSTISTRISVTPSLATSVMTTPTLLTTSLDDDIEVVLVEDGRSSSKPPTSLAASLIREGVVSDMRGGVVFDTSEGVTSSSARALSQPPRDGNVSHPLLISSTTSSAVASPAPPATLQGNDSNDPLSATESPESIPPLLPGYLTQTSHGYFNDSFGCRVLETAATWLRHPGNCSRYFVCRGGQVQEMPPCDAGQVFSIRTKRCVPPHTLDDDCEEMFFSFPTPLAPPSTSQLSGTLLWHQQYSQERDATPRIVLQPTPLMAVSTAEASTENNYDSSKQTSVQSTRVCGPLQKGVYPHPDNCAWFYNCSVAPDAVMDTYYGGYVMECPYPQLFSLTSLQCEDFEDVECGGRYEPVSPCDYRANHCHETSHCIPCWVRYATCQGQQDGLNPWPELEWRPFFVECYRERTVFQGSCDKSSVFSPLTRACETPYSIPREHGGWRPSCQGRLDGKYPDEHGRCESFYTCTKQIFTGYYNCPPSLLFDHVTGSCQSRWKVHYPCGDKDIPNVCRGKADGQYLDGWGRCTHYYTCKEGTFQGMSLCPDGVFNSRTRMCDRSADMASPCGTLPNPCLHKTNGFYSVTQSCREYYLCDNGLQVAVFSCEDNTVFNEVTQSCGDVTETPPPCGLAPWCVGRPDGRYPALGLGLHVFYTCLNGSYTGLTLCTHTTGGLAYSALRRQCSSPASVCKEMLGDSDLC; this is encoded by the exons ATGGCCAGGTGGTCAGTGCGCATGTACCTGCTGATCCCAGTCTTGTGTGGGTGTGCTCAGTCCAGCACCCTCCGGGACATAGTCCTGTACCGGCTGTTGCCATTTGTGGAGCAGAGGTCTCCCGAAGGTGACGGCCCTTCTACCATCAGCACGAGGATCTCAGTAACACCATCACTTGCGACATCAGTGATGACCACACCAACATTACTTACCACCTCATTAGACGATGATATCGAGGTTGTCCTTGTTGAAGACGGCAGATCGTCCTCCAAGCCGCCAACATCACTTGCCGCTTCGCTCATCAGAGAAGGCGTGGTTTCTGATATGAGAGGGGGCGTGGTCTTCGACACCTCAGAGGGCGTGACCTCAAGCAGTGCACGCGCACTCTCGCAGCCCCCACGTGACGGAAACGTTTCTCACCCACTGCTCATCTCCTCCACCACATCATCAGCAGTCGCATCGCCAGCGCCACCCGCCACCTTGCAAGGCAACGACAGCAATGACCCGCTCTCTGCCACAGAAAGCCCAGAGTCCATCCCACCTCTGCTACCCGGATACCTCACACAAACTTCACACGGGTACTTCAACGACTCGTTCGGGTGCCGTGTGCTAGAAACCGCGGCTACCTGGCTACGTCACCCGGGCAACTGCTCCAGATACTTTGTTTGTAGGGGAGGACAG GTGCAAGAAATGCCGCCATGTGACGCTGGCCAGGTGTTCTCCATTAGAACAAAGAGATGCGTACCACCGCACACCTTGGACGATGACTGCGAAGAAATGTTCTTCAGCTTCCCAACACCACTCGCCCCTCCCAGCACCTCGCAACTCAGCGGCACACTACTCTGGCATCAACAGTACTCACAggaaagggacgcaactcccCGCATAGTGCTTCAACCAACACCATTAATGGCGGTGTCTACAG CGGAGGCGTCTACCGAAAACAACTACGACTCATCCAAGCAGACGAGTGTTCAATCCACCCGTGTGTGTGGTCCACTACAGAAAGGGGTGTATCCGCACCCTGACAACTGTGCCTGGTTTTACAACTGCTCTGTTGCCCCAGACGCCGTGATGGACACGTACTACGGCGGCTACGTCATGGAGTGCCCGTACCCACAACTGTtttctctgacgtcactgcagTGCGAGGACTTTGAGGACGTTGAGTGTGGCGGACGATACGAGCCGGTCTCCCCCT GTGACTACCGCGCCAACCACTGCCACGAGACGTCTCACTGCATCCCGTGCTGGGTCCGCTACGCCACGTGCCAGGGTCAGCAGGACGGACTCAATCCCTGGCCGGAACTAGAGTGGCGCCCCTTCTTCGTGGAGTGTTACCGCGAGAGGACAGTCTTTCAAG GTTCGTGTGACAAGTCTTCTGTATTCTCTCCCTTGACGAGAGCCTGCGAGACACCGTACAGCATTCCGCGAGAACACGGTGGATGGCGTCCCAGTTGCCAGGGACGCCTGGACGGAAAATATCCGGACGAACACGGCCGCTGTGAGTCCTTCTACACCTGCACGAAGCAGATCTTCACCGGCTACTACAACTGCCCGCCATCTCTACTATTCGACCACGTTACTGGCTCCTGCCAGAGTCGCTGGAAAGTCCACTACCCATGTGGAGACAAAGACATTCCCAACGTGTGCCGGGGGAAAGCAGATGGCCAGTACCTGGATGGGTGGGGGCGCTGCACTCACTACTACACGTGCAAAGAGGGCACGTTTCAGGGCATGTCCTTGTGCCCCGATGGCGTCTTCAACTCGCGCACCCGCATGTGTGATCGGTCAGCGGATATGGCCAGCCCCTGCGGCACCCTGCCCAACCCCTGTCTTCACAAGACCAATGGCTTCTACTCGGTCACTCAGTCCTGTAGGGAGTACTACCTGTGCGACAACGGCCTGCAGGTGGCAGTGTTCTCGTGTGAAGACAACACCGTCTTCAATGAGGTCACCCAGTCCTGTGGTGATGTCACCGAGACACCTCCACCGTGCGGCCTGGCGCCGTGGTGTGTGGGGCGACCTGACGGGCGGTACCCGGCCCTGGGGCTGGGGCTACACGTCTTCTACACCTGTCTCAACGGCTCCTACACCGGCCTGACGCTCTGCACGCACACCACAGGTGGGCTGGCCTACAGCGCCCTCCGCCGGCAGTGCAGCAGTCCAGCATCCGTGTGCAAGGAGATGCTGGGGGACTCCGACCTTTGCTAG